TTTGCAGCCGCAAAATTCGCGCCCAGATGAATCCAGATGTGCGCCGCTTTGATCAATGGACGGTGGTGCGAGAGGAAGAAATCCAATCCCAGGTGTCCCAATTCGTGTCCCGTGCTTGCGACAAACCACACGTCTCGTTGCGGCTGATGTTCAGAGAGGGCGCGGATCATTTCGAGCCAACAGGCTATTCCACCTCCGCGTTCCGATACACATTGCCACCAGCCACTTCTCGGAGTGATGACTACGAGCGGAGATAGAGATGAATTTTTGCCCTGTATTCGCGTTTCAACATTCAGTGCCTGGACTTCGGTGCGCACTACATGGGCAATTACGCGCGCTTTTTTATTAGCAGATATGGCTTCTGCGATGCGCTCTTCGGCACTGTCTGGTACCTGTAATACGGGCGGTCCAAAAGGTGTTGTAAAATTCTCTGCATTGGTCGGTGTCAATCCGCGCACGTCTTCGGAGTGGGTTCGTTTGCATATCGCGATCATGGCTTTGATTTTGTTCCGCCTCCGCGCATGGGCAAGTTGGGGTTTGTCCCATCCCCGATTGGTCAGGTGGTGTCCCACTGCTATGGGTGTGTTATCTTCTGGACCACCCATCTGCCCTCTTACGCCATTTTTATCTG
This genomic interval from Gemmatimonadota bacterium contains the following:
- a CDS encoding M28 family peptidase, which produces MSKNKSLKQRVATILEAYDQQGIHRTGTIGDTENAHYLVEQIKATGQKPLLTKFRHLRVDPIQSELQIGNDTIQGVPFFDGTFTDKNGVRGQMGGPEDNTPIAVGHHLTNRGWDKPQLAHARRRNKIKAMIAICKRTHSEDVRGLTPTNAENFTTPFGPPVLQVPDSAEERIAEAISANKKARVIAHVVRTEVQALNVETRIQGKNSSLSPLVVITPRSGWWQCVSERGGGIACWLEMIRALSEHQPQRDVWFVASTGHELGHLGLDFFLSHHRPLIKAAHIWIHLGANFAAANCPIRLQASREELAQLAHRAIAETGVSAIDFTPVGTRPGGEARNIYDRGGQYISITGRNRLFHHPTDRWPLAIDLQKIVRLIQALTKLTVQLADSDDLM